From one Pempheris klunzingeri isolate RE-2024b chromosome 9, fPemKlu1.hap1, whole genome shotgun sequence genomic stretch:
- the LOC139207456 gene encoding growth-regulated protein homolog — protein MSSIIKVFLLLAVMVCISKAQLHEPGQQCLCQRVRGLLGLRSDIKEIQIYKATIFCNKVEILVTVNSGLRYCLNPQMKAVKKLVARIMTKQRASTASPVKLTPTPAATSTARL, from the exons ATGTCCAGCATCATTAAAGTGTTCTTGCTCCTGGCTGTCATGGTCTGCATCTCTAAAGCCCAAC tCCATGAACCCGGACAGCAGTGTCTGTGTCAACGTGTCAGGGGGCTACTTGGCCTGAGGTCTGATATAAAGGAGATCCAGATCTACAAAGCAACCATCTTCTGTAACAAAGTGGAAATTCT CGTCACCGTCAACAGCGGCCTTCGCTATTGCCTGAACCCGCAGATGAAAGCAGTGAAAAAGCTTGTGGCTAGGATCAT GACGAAACAGAGAGCTTCCACAGCCAGTCCAGTCAAGTTGACTCCCACCCCAGCCGCCACCAGCACAGCTCGCCTCTGA
- the LOC139207511 gene encoding uncharacterized protein, translating into MRPRSRLLSKRSLLLPTIREGTEETVRDLNEANTLHIAGHGQAVSSEDYLLSICHLAHPTFPTRDVSPNHIHTRQLDAVHQRLRLSRLSDTTSSSFDFNPTEEAHAIDMQQGEGKVMNGELMFGNSDPLEYLYGHQNNLSGGVRRAFVEGRRHGSIWEGQARSRAHSIPRASSPDLSRQRKSSCPELHTSTGASIPNISPKHSSSRWEARQGSPADMGAESEKHHPAVKQSLISQWISDCRSAWREARVRACMLPAIAEI; encoded by the coding sequence atGCGGCCGCGGTCCAGGCTGTTGTCCAAGAGAAGTCTCCTGCTGCCTACAATAAGAGAGGGCACAGAGGAGACAGTGAGGGATTTGAATGAGGCCAACACACTCCACATTGCTGGCCACGGCCAGGCTGTCTCCTCAGAGGACTACCTTCTCTCCATCTGCCACCTAGCTCACCCCACTTTCCCCACCAGGGATGTTTCCCCCAACCACATCCACACACGGCAGCTGGACGCTGTGCACCAGAGGCTGCGGCTCTCACGGCTCAGTGACACTACATCAAGCTCGTTTGATTTCAACCCCACAGAGGAGGCACATGCCATCGATATGCAGCAGGGAGAGGGGAAAGTAATGAATGGTGAGCTGATGTTTGGCAACTCTGACCCCCTGGAGTATCTTTATGGACACCAGAACAACCTCTCAGGAGGTGTTAGGAGGGCATTCGTCGAGGGAAGGCGACATGGCAGCATATGGGAAGGCCAGGCTCGCTCCAGAGCTCACAGCATCCCCCGTGCTTCAAGCCCAGATCTTTCACGCCAACGCAAGAGCAGCTGCCCCGAGTTACACACCAGCACTGGCGCTTCTATTCCGAACATCTCCCCAAAACACAGCTCATCCAGGTGGGAGGCCAGGCAGGGGAGCCCAGCAGACATGGGAGCAGAGTCAGAGAAACATCATCCAGCTGTCAAACAATCCCTCATCTCCCAGTGGATCTCTGACTGCAGGTCGGCGTGGAGGGAGGCACGTGTACGAGCCTGCATGCTGCCCGCCATTGCTGAAATTTAG